CTGCTGGGCAAGAAGGCCGGAGCCGGCTTCTACCAGTACAACAGGGCCTGAGCCCCATAATCCGAGGCTATGCAGCCAAACGATGAGTAACCCGGTCCGTTGTTGCGGGTAACGTGACAACTGATTTCGCAAGGACCGGGTAACTCGTCGGGTACGTCCAAGATTGGTGCTGCACCTGACCGCCGGCCGCGTGTGGAAATGGCCACGGCTCTTTGTCTGGCCTGAAGGCGCTGAGAGGCGGGTTAGCCCGGCAGCTCGGAAGGAGTGTCCGTTCAGATGGTCAACGTCACCGACGGGTTCGGATCAAGCATCCTGGGTTACCCGCGGATCGGGGAGCACCGGCAGCTCAAGCGTGCGCTGGAGTCCTACTGGCACGGCACGCTCTCGCGCGACGAGCTCGTCGCCACCGGCCGTGAGATCCAGGAGAGTCAGTACCTGGAGCTGGCCGCCACCGGGCTCACGCAGGTCCCCGGCAACACCTTCTCGTTCTACGACCACATTCTCGACAACGCGCTGCTGTTCGGCGCGGTCCCCAAGCGGTTCGAGCCCTATCGAGAAGGCTTGCACCCCTTGGACTTCTACTTCCTGATGGCTCGCGGCCGGCCCGACCTGCCGCCGCTCGAGCTGGTCAAGCTGCTCAACACGCCGTATCACTACCGGCAGCCCGAGCTCGATACCGATACCGAATTCTCGCTGCACCCCGAGGCCCTGCTGGACGAATTCGATCGCGCCAAGGCGGCGGGCATCGAATTGCGGCCCGTGGTGCTGGGTCCGCTGTCGCTGCTGCTGCTGTCCAAGACCGGCCACGTGCCCGGCCAGACCGAATTCGACAAGCTGGTGCTGCTGGACAAGCTGCTCCCGGTGTACGAGGAACTGTTCGAGATCCTCGCCAAGCGCGGCGCCACCTGCGTGCAGCTGGACGAACCGTGCTTCACCAGCGACCGCTCGCCCTCGACCATGGAGCTGTTCGAGAAGACCTACCAGCGGCTGTCGAAGGCCCCGCTGCGCCCGCGCATGTTGGTCACCGGCCAGTACGGCGATTTCGGCGAGGCCATCGAAATCCTGTGCCGCACTTCGGTGGAGGCCATCGGCCTGGATCTGGCCAGCTACCGGGTGGTGCCCGAGGAGCTCGCCAAGATTCCCGGCATTCGCCGCAAGCGGCTCTACGCCGGCGTCATCAGCGGCACCAATGTGTGGCGCGCCGACCGGTACGTGACGCTGGAATACCTCAACGCGCTCGCCCAGGTCTGCCCCGACATGGTGGTGTCCACCGGCGCGACGCTGCTGCACGTGCCCTACGACGTGCTCGTCGAATACGAGCTCGAGGGTCCCGTCGCCGACCGCCTCGCCTTCGCCAAACAGAAGGTGCTGGAAGTGGTTTCGCTGGCCAAGGCGCTCACCGAGGGTCCGTCGGAGAAGTGGCGCAAGCGGCCCACCTCGGTGCACTTCAAGCAGAAGCACGCGGTGCGTCAGCGCGTCTACGCCGTCACCCCGCAGATGCGGGTGCGCGAACCCTACGAGACGCGAAAGCTCGCGCAGCAGGCCAAACTTCAGCTGCCGCTGGTGCCCGCCACCACGCTCGGCTCCTTCCCGCAGACCGGTTCCGCCCGGCAGGCGCGCCACGACCTCGCGCAGGGCCGGCTGTCCTACGAGGAGTACCGCAAGCGCATCGAGGCCGAGATCGAGGCCACGATCCGCCTGCAGGAGGACATCGGCCTGGACGTGCTGGTGCACGGCGAGCACGAGCGCAACGACATGATCCAGTACTTCGCGGAGCTGCTCGACGGCTTCGCCACCACCCACTTCGGCTGGGTGCAGGTGTACGGATCCCGGTGTGTCCGACCGCCGATCGTGTACGGCGACGTGTCGCGGCCCGAGGCCATGTCGGTGTCGTGGACCGCCTACGCGCAGTCGCTCACCGACAAGCCGGTCAAGGGCATGGTCACCGGTCCGGTCACCATGCTGGCCCGCTCCTTCGTGCGCCAGGATCAGCCGCTGTACGAGACCGCCGACCAGGTGGCCCTCGCCATCCGCGACGAGGTCGTGGACCTGGAGAAGGCCGGCATCGCCATCATCCAGGTCGACGAGCCGTCCATTCGCGAGCTGCTGCCGCTGCGCAAGAAGGGCCAGGCCGAATACCTGCGCTGGGCCGTGGGCGCGTTCAAGCTGGCCACCTCCGGCGTCAAGCCCGAGACCCAGATCCACACGCACATCGGCTATTCCAGCCGCACCGACGTTGTCGAGGCGATCGAGGAACTCGACGCCGACGTCACCGCCATCGTCGCCACCCGTTCCATCGAGTGGGTGCTGGAAGCGCTCAAGGAGGACTGCGCCGAGGGCCGCGGCCTCACCCACGGTGTCGGCCCCGGTGTGTACGAGTCCCGCTCGGCCCGCATCCCCGACATCGACGAGCTGGACGAACTGCTCACCGCCGCAGCCGAAGCCGTCACTCCGGAGCGCCTGTGGGCCAACCCGGACGGCGGCCTGAAGACCCGCCACCACTGGCAGCTCGACCCGTCGCTGCGCAATCTGGTCGCCGCGGCCCGCCGCGTGCGCCGGCGCGCCGAGGCGGCCCGCACCGACTGAGGAATATCCCCGTCGTCATGATTCGGTCACGAACACCGAATTATGGTCGGGTCCACGGAATTTCGAGAACGGAGTGACCATGGACCCGACGGGGAAGGGCGATCAGCCGGTGGACGACCCGCAGACCGCCAAGAAGTGGAACGACACGTACGACCAGAAGGGCGATCAGGTCGACCAGGATCCGCCCTGGAAGTCGGGGAACTGAACCTGTCGGTGGGCGCCGCTACGGTGTTGGCGTGAACCGGACGGATCGGCTCTACGCGATTGTCGAGGAGTTGCGGGCGGTCGCACCGCGGCTGCGGACCGCTCGGGAATTGGCCGCGCGGCACGGGGTGAGCGTGCGGACCGTCGAGCGGGACATCAGCGCGCTGCAGCAGTCCGGGGTGCCCATCTACGCCGATGTGGGGCGGCGCGGCGGGTACGCGCTGGAGAAGAGCATGTCGTTGCCGCCGTTGAACTTCACGGCGGCCGAGGCGGTGGCGCTGGCCGTCGCGGTGGCGCGGGCCGGGGACGGGCCGTTCGCGGCGGCCGGGCGCAGCGCGCTGCGCAAGATCCTGGCCGCCATGTCGCGCCAGAATGCCGACGCGGCACAGCAATTGGCGCTGCGGGTGCGCTTGTTCGACACCCCCGAAGCGCCCGCGCCCATGCCGATACCGCCGGAGGTCGAGCAGGCCGTGGTGGCGCGGCGCGTGCTGCGCATCGAATACCTCGACGGCACCGGCGCGCTGAGCGCGCGCGAGGTCGAACCCGTGGCGCTGCTGCACGGCAGTAATGGCTGGTACCTGCTGGCCTGGTGCCGCCTGCGCGACGAGCCGCGCAATTTCCGGCTGGATCGGATGAAGCGCATCGAGCTGACGGAGTGGACGGGCCCGGAGCGGGAGATCGACATGTGCCGGCCGACCGAGCCGGTGCACGAGATCCGGATGATCTCGCTCGGGTAGGCGCGCGTCTCGAAAAGATCGAATTCGCTCGGAAACACCGACAGGGGGTTGTCGCGAAGCGGGGCGAACCTGATGGGGCAAGGCGGTGCGGGACACGACACCGCGCATTCACCAAGACTTTTCGGGAGACACAGATGAGCACCCCGCCCTTCAACACCGTCGCCTGGTTCCAGGTCGGCAGCAACGAGCCCGAGCAGGTGAAGGCGTTCTACCAGGAACTGTTCGGCTGGAACTTCGCGGCCGACCCGGACGAGGACGGAAACTACGACATCGTCACCTATCCGGGCAGCGAGCTGCCCGCGGGCGGCATCGCGCATCAGGACGACGCGGCCGGCAATCACGCCATCTTCTACGTGCTGGTCCAGGACGTCCCGGAGATCCTGGCCGCCGCCGAGAAGGCGGGCGGCAAGGTGTTCGTGCAGCCGGTGACCGCCAAGAACGGCCTGGTCTTCTCCGAGCTGCTCGACACCTCCGGCAACCGGTTCGGCATCTTCAGCCCGCCGCCCGGCAACTGAGCGCTCGCCCGCGCGGCGGTTAGCCTGTCAGCGAAGCGTTTTCGAGACAGGAGTGTGGATCGTGGGCATGTTCGACCAGTTGAAAGAGGCGGCGGGCAAGGCGGCGGAGCTGGCCGGCCAGCACGCCGACAAGATCGAGCCGCTGATCGACAAGGCCGGCGATCTGATCGACGGGCAGACCGACGG
This sequence is a window from Nocardia yunnanensis. Protein-coding genes within it:
- a CDS encoding antitoxin — translated: MFDQLKEAAGKAAELAGQHADKIEPLIDKAGDLIDGQTDGKFADAVDKVQDAAKNALHEQARQHG
- the metE gene encoding 5-methyltetrahydropteroyltriglutamate--homocysteine S-methyltransferase codes for the protein MVNVTDGFGSSILGYPRIGEHRQLKRALESYWHGTLSRDELVATGREIQESQYLELAATGLTQVPGNTFSFYDHILDNALLFGAVPKRFEPYREGLHPLDFYFLMARGRPDLPPLELVKLLNTPYHYRQPELDTDTEFSLHPEALLDEFDRAKAAGIELRPVVLGPLSLLLLSKTGHVPGQTEFDKLVLLDKLLPVYEELFEILAKRGATCVQLDEPCFTSDRSPSTMELFEKTYQRLSKAPLRPRMLVTGQYGDFGEAIEILCRTSVEAIGLDLASYRVVPEELAKIPGIRRKRLYAGVISGTNVWRADRYVTLEYLNALAQVCPDMVVSTGATLLHVPYDVLVEYELEGPVADRLAFAKQKVLEVVSLAKALTEGPSEKWRKRPTSVHFKQKHAVRQRVYAVTPQMRVREPYETRKLAQQAKLQLPLVPATTLGSFPQTGSARQARHDLAQGRLSYEEYRKRIEAEIEATIRLQEDIGLDVLVHGEHERNDMIQYFAELLDGFATTHFGWVQVYGSRCVRPPIVYGDVSRPEAMSVSWTAYAQSLTDKPVKGMVTGPVTMLARSFVRQDQPLYETADQVALAIRDEVVDLEKAGIAIIQVDEPSIRELLPLRKKGQAEYLRWAVGAFKLATSGVKPETQIHTHIGYSSRTDVVEAIEELDADVTAIVATRSIEWVLEALKEDCAEGRGLTHGVGPGVYESRSARIPDIDELDELLTAAAEAVTPERLWANPDGGLKTRHHWQLDPSLRNLVAAARRVRRRAEAARTD
- a CDS encoding helix-turn-helix transcriptional regulator, whose translation is MNRTDRLYAIVEELRAVAPRLRTARELAARHGVSVRTVERDISALQQSGVPIYADVGRRGGYALEKSMSLPPLNFTAAEAVALAVAVARAGDGPFAAAGRSALRKILAAMSRQNADAAQQLALRVRLFDTPEAPAPMPIPPEVEQAVVARRVLRIEYLDGTGALSAREVEPVALLHGSNGWYLLAWCRLRDEPRNFRLDRMKRIELTEWTGPEREIDMCRPTEPVHEIRMISLG
- a CDS encoding VOC family protein, producing the protein MSTPPFNTVAWFQVGSNEPEQVKAFYQELFGWNFAADPDEDGNYDIVTYPGSELPAGGIAHQDDAAGNHAIFYVLVQDVPEILAAAEKAGGKVFVQPVTAKNGLVFSELLDTSGNRFGIFSPPPGN